The Paenibacillus sp. MBLB1832 genome has a window encoding:
- a CDS encoding ATP-binding response regulator, whose protein sequence is MEHQVKILAVDDRYENLLALNSILASSSYDVISLQSGEEALRYLLKEPADHIAVILMDVQMPGLSGFETVELIKQRKACQDIPIIFLTALSTSIEHVLRGYHVGSIDYLFKPVHPKMLRMKVDGFVNMHLNHQKLKYQSELLHKRTLDLEETNRKLAEAEEKLIQQNVLLENWVEERTSELVDAHEKLMNSQEHFKKMFILSPSLMAIRRLPDLTYIDVNESWKQHTGYGDEVIGTTLDLLRVDLNNGTQTGDIVRNEKVRYETKSGEIRTALLSTEIIDIEDESCLLQVAVDITESLRFETEMARLAQLNLVGEMAAGIAHEIRNPMTTIRGFLQLFRENDRHMQKEYIPIMLEELDRANEIITEYLSLAKNKQSYQRPESLNRIIESLMPLIQAEAVMSGKHVNPQFGPCPLIQLDDKEMRQLILNMCMNGLEAMQAGGTLTINTYQEAEHVVLLIADQGTGIKAEHLEKLGRPFFTTKDEGTGLGLAICYSIAARHQATIEVHSSPNGTTFVIRFPIR, encoded by the coding sequence ATGGAACATCAAGTAAAAATCTTGGCGGTAGATGACCGCTATGAAAACTTGCTGGCACTTAATAGTATTTTAGCCTCTTCTTCCTATGATGTGATCTCGCTGCAATCGGGGGAGGAAGCATTGCGCTATTTATTAAAAGAGCCTGCCGACCATATCGCTGTCATTCTGATGGATGTACAAATGCCTGGTCTAAGCGGATTCGAAACGGTCGAGTTGATCAAGCAACGCAAAGCTTGTCAGGATATCCCGATCATTTTCTTAACTGCCCTGAGCACTTCCATCGAGCATGTGCTGCGCGGCTACCACGTAGGTTCCATCGACTATCTATTTAAGCCTGTCCATCCCAAAATGCTTCGCATGAAGGTCGATGGCTTCGTTAATATGCATTTGAACCATCAGAAACTTAAATATCAAAGCGAGCTTTTACATAAACGAACATTGGATCTTGAAGAAACAAATCGGAAACTAGCTGAAGCTGAGGAGAAGTTAATTCAACAAAATGTGTTGTTAGAAAATTGGGTGGAAGAACGAACTTCCGAGTTGGTGGACGCCCATGAGAAGTTAATGAACTCCCAGGAACATTTCAAGAAAATGTTTATCCTCTCCCCCTCCTTAATGGCCATTCGTCGTCTTCCTGATCTCACGTATATCGATGTGAATGAAAGTTGGAAACAGCATACGGGTTATGGTGACGAAGTTATCGGAACAACCCTGGATCTTTTGCGTGTAGATTTGAATAATGGAACCCAAACAGGGGATATTGTGCGCAATGAGAAAGTGCGATACGAAACGAAAAGCGGTGAGATTCGAACCGCCCTTCTCTCCACGGAAATTATTGATATCGAAGATGAAAGCTGTTTGCTCCAAGTAGCTGTGGATATAACGGAGAGTCTGCGATTCGAAACGGAAATGGCGCGCTTAGCGCAATTGAATCTGGTCGGAGAAATGGCCGCAGGGATTGCCCATGAGATACGTAATCCTATGACGACAATTCGCGGTTTCCTGCAGCTTTTTCGGGAAAATGACCGTCATATGCAAAAAGAATACATCCCTATCATGCTGGAGGAATTGGATAGAGCCAACGAGATTATTACCGAATATCTCTCGCTTGCTAAGAACAAACAGTCCTATCAGCGTCCTGAGAGCTTGAATCGGATTATTGAAAGTCTCATGCCGTTAATTCAGGCCGAGGCTGTCATGTCCGGCAAGCACGTGAATCCGCAATTCGGTCCTTGCCCGTTGATTCAGCTAGACGATAAGGAAATGCGCCAACTCATCCTGAATATGTGTATGAATGGGCTTGAAGCGATGCAAGCTGGCGGCACATTGACGATCAATACCTATCAAGAAGCCGAACATGTTGTTCTCCTCATTGCTGATCAAGGTACGGGCATTAAGGCCGAACACTTGGAGAAATTAGGGCGGCCCTTCTTCACGACGAAAGACGAAGGGACAGGTCTCGGCTTAGCCATTTGTTATAGTATTGCGGCAAGACACCAAGCTACGATCGAAGTACACTCTAGTCCGAACGGCACTACGTTCGTGATTCGTTTCCCGATTCGGTAG
- the phoU gene encoding phosphate signaling complex protein PhoU, translated as MDARPGFHQSLALLQQELRNMGESVEELIYKSVESLAKLDENTAQQVILKDDQIDDYLTTIDELCLRLIALQQPMASDLRIIGTALKIATDLERIADHAVDIAKITIRFSGEELVKPLEIIPQMAEIAIEMLHESLLSYTERDVHRAASLAEKDDRVDKLYSTIMQEIMGMMGTDYNRNRQLTHLLFVAHFLERVADHTTNIGEGVIYMVTGKRKDLNV; from the coding sequence ATGGACGCCAGACCAGGATTTCATCAATCATTGGCCTTACTACAGCAAGAGCTGCGCAATATGGGAGAGAGCGTAGAGGAATTAATTTATAAATCAGTGGAATCATTGGCGAAGCTGGATGAAAACACGGCCCAGCAAGTCATCCTTAAGGATGATCAGATTGATGATTATTTAACGACAATCGATGAGTTGTGCTTACGACTCATTGCCTTACAGCAGCCGATGGCGAGCGATCTTCGGATTATCGGAACAGCGCTGAAAATCGCAACGGATTTGGAACGAATCGCGGATCACGCAGTGGATATCGCGAAGATTACGATTCGTTTCTCTGGCGAGGAACTCGTCAAACCACTGGAAATCATTCCTCAAATGGCGGAAATCGCCATTGAAATGCTGCATGAGAGCCTTCTATCGTATACAGAGAGGGATGTACATAGAGCGGCATCTCTCGCTGAGAAAGATGATAGGGTTGATAAACTGTACAGCACGATTATGCAAGAAATCATGGGGATGATGGGAACGGATTACAACCGTAATCGTCAACTGACTCATTTGCTGTTCGTTGCGCACTTCTTAGAGCGCGTAGCGGATCATACGACGAATATTGGCGAAGGCGTGATCTATATGGTCACAGGCAAACGTAAAGACTTGAATGTGTAA
- the pstB gene encoding phosphate ABC transporter ATP-binding protein PstB: MAIATKYKIKADKLNLYYGENHALHDIDLNIETGSIAALIGPSGCGKSTFLRTLNRMNDLIDSVRITGNVAVDGHNIYGTESDVVSLRKRVGMVFQRPNPFPMSIYDNIAYGPRIHGTKKKAVLDEIVERSLKQAALWDEVKDRLHKSAMGLSGGQQQRLCIARLLAVEPDVLLMDEPTSALDPISTLKVEELTQTLKEKYTIIIVTHNMQQAARISDMTSFFLNGYLVETDKTDKIFTNPNDQRTEDYITGRFG, translated from the coding sequence ATGGCTATTGCGACGAAGTATAAAATCAAAGCAGACAAACTCAATTTGTACTATGGGGAAAACCACGCCCTTCACGATATTGATTTAAACATTGAAACAGGCTCGATTGCTGCGTTGATTGGCCCTTCAGGCTGCGGGAAATCAACGTTTCTTCGCACGCTGAATCGGATGAATGATCTCATTGATTCCGTGCGAATCACAGGCAATGTTGCTGTTGATGGTCACAACATTTATGGGACAGAGTCTGATGTCGTTTCCTTGCGCAAACGCGTCGGTATGGTGTTCCAACGCCCGAATCCGTTCCCGATGAGCATCTACGATAATATCGCCTACGGACCGCGGATTCATGGCACGAAGAAAAAAGCTGTGCTTGATGAAATTGTAGAGCGCAGTTTGAAGCAAGCAGCATTGTGGGATGAAGTTAAAGATCGCCTCCACAAGTCAGCCATGGGGCTGTCAGGCGGGCAGCAACAGCGTTTATGTATCGCTAGATTGTTGGCTGTTGAGCCAGATGTTCTGCTTATGGACGAACCGACCTCTGCCCTTGATCCGATCTCAACGCTGAAAGTGGAAGAATTGACTCAAACGTTGAAAGAGAAGTATACGATCATCATCGTGACACATAACATGCAGCAGGCAGCGAGAATCTCGGATATGACCTCCTTCTTTCTTAACGGCTATTTGGTAGAAACAGATAAGACCGATAAGATCTTCACGAACCCGAACGATCAACGCACGGAAGACTACATTACGGGTCGTTTCGGCTAA
- the pstA gene encoding phosphate ABC transporter permease PstA has translation MTSKTTDRIATIYFWTSGIVIIGILAWFLIRILGDGIPHLSWHFIFGKPEEIKAGGGVGPQLFNSFYVLLLSLVISIPIGLFSGIYLAIYAQKNGFTDLVRISVEALSSVPSIVFGLFGFLLFANLLGLKFSILGGAATVALLNLPVMVRVTEEAIRTVPDSYWEASLALGSTKWQAIRKVLIPAALPSLITGITLIAGRALGESAILIYTAGLSVSRFFPDFNPLRMGETLSVHLWYVGAESLVPDAKGIAQGSAALLLIVVLLFNLLVSIPSRILQKRLSGGK, from the coding sequence ATGACAAGTAAAACAACAGACCGCATTGCAACCATCTACTTCTGGACATCAGGTATTGTCATTATTGGCATTCTCGCTTGGTTTCTCATCCGGATTCTAGGGGATGGGATCCCCCATCTGTCCTGGCATTTCATCTTCGGCAAGCCGGAAGAGATCAAAGCGGGCGGCGGCGTAGGACCGCAGTTATTTAACTCCTTCTATGTCCTTTTATTATCTCTTGTGATTTCGATTCCAATCGGTTTATTTTCTGGTATTTACTTGGCGATTTATGCGCAAAAAAATGGGTTTACCGACCTCGTCAGAATCTCGGTCGAGGCGTTATCTTCGGTACCGTCCATCGTCTTCGGACTTTTCGGATTTCTCTTATTCGCCAATTTGCTTGGGCTTAAATTTTCGATTCTTGGCGGCGCGGCGACGGTTGCGCTCCTGAATTTACCCGTCATGGTCCGGGTAACGGAGGAAGCGATTCGTACCGTACCTGACTCCTACTGGGAAGCAAGCTTGGCGCTCGGCTCTACGAAATGGCAAGCGATTCGCAAGGTACTGATTCCGGCTGCTTTACCGAGCCTCATTACAGGCATTACGCTAATTGCCGGCCGTGCGTTAGGCGAATCCGCGATTTTGATTTACACGGCGGGACTTTCCGTTTCACGCTTTTTCCCAGACTTCAATCCGCTTCGCATGGGTGAAACGTTATCCGTTCATCTGTGGTACGTGGGCGCTGAATCCTTAGTGCCAGATGCCAAGGGCATTGCCCAAGGAAGCGCAGCGCTGCTCCTGATTGTCGTACTGCTCTTTAATCTGCTCGTTTCGATACCAAGTCGAATCTTACAAAAAAGACTTTCCGGGGGGAAATAA
- the pstC gene encoding phosphate ABC transporter permease subunit PstC: MNSMIDQLASVKSDEGRPVISKWTQNQHRQDRLMRWIFVGSAALVSAIIFSIIAFVGMQGIKTFQDVSPWEFFFSTDWTPGQNKFGAFPFLYSTLLMTLVAVVISVPLALSGALFMAKIAPKWMREIMRPATDLFVGIPSVVYGLIGMTVIVPALGKLTGGIGYGILPAAIILAIMILPTILSISEDAIRSLPGRLEEASLALGATRWQTMWRVLLPAARPGILTGIILGMGRAIGETMAVFMVIGNSPQMPKSLLDSTTVLTTAIVKDMGNTNYGSAWNNALYMMALLLLVISLSLILIIRIVAKRSELK, from the coding sequence GTGAATTCCATGATAGATCAACTAGCCAGTGTCAAATCAGATGAAGGTCGCCCTGTCATCTCCAAATGGACTCAAAATCAGCATCGACAAGATCGTCTCATGAGATGGATTTTCGTCGGCAGTGCTGCCCTTGTATCAGCCATTATTTTTTCAATTATTGCTTTCGTCGGTATGCAAGGCATTAAGACGTTTCAGGACGTGAGTCCATGGGAGTTTTTCTTCTCGACGGACTGGACGCCTGGTCAAAATAAATTCGGAGCTTTTCCGTTTCTGTACAGTACGCTGCTCATGACACTTGTGGCTGTCGTGATCTCCGTGCCATTAGCTTTGTCCGGCGCTTTATTTATGGCGAAAATCGCGCCGAAATGGATGCGTGAAATCATGCGTCCCGCGACTGATTTATTCGTGGGCATTCCATCCGTCGTTTACGGTCTGATCGGGATGACGGTGATTGTTCCCGCGCTCGGCAAGTTGACAGGCGGGATCGGCTATGGGATTTTGCCAGCGGCGATAATCTTGGCCATTATGATCCTGCCTACGATTCTTTCAATCTCGGAGGATGCCATTCGTTCGCTGCCCGGAAGATTGGAAGAAGCGTCGCTAGCATTGGGGGCAACACGGTGGCAAACGATGTGGCGCGTGCTGCTGCCAGCGGCTAGACCTGGGATTCTGACTGGGATCATTCTCGGCATGGGCCGCGCCATTGGGGAAACGATGGCGGTATTCATGGTCATCGGGAATTCACCGCAAATGCCGAAATCACTGTTAGATTCAACAACCGTCCTAACAACGGCAATCGTTAAAGATATGGGAAATACCAACTACGGATCGGCGTGGAACAATGCGTTATACATGATGGCTTTGCTGTTGCTCGTCATCTCGTTATCGCTCATTCTCATCATTCGGATCGTGGCTAAGAGGAGTGAACTGAAATGA
- a CDS encoding phosphate ABC transporter substrate-binding protein, with the protein MFKFMSRKGITVTLTAVLMMGSLVACGTKTETKDAAATAAATAKASEAPKKEISGTVTASGSSALLPLVKQAATEFMEKNPKVTINVTAGGSGTGIKNVADGTSDIGNSDIEPGAEYKDKGLVDHQVAIAPFALIVNKDVKVDNLTKQQATDIFTGKITNWKEVGGNDAKIVLVHRPESSGSRALVKQIILDGKEFSKDGITQENSGAVKTAVAGPSGSGSIGYVDTPYIDDTLKALKIDGVAYSEENIKNGTYKLFGVEHMYTKGEAKDATKAFIDYITTKEFQGKQVRDLKFLPADLLKK; encoded by the coding sequence ATGTTTAAGTTCATGTCGAGAAAAGGGATTACAGTAACACTTACAGCGGTTTTGATGATGGGGTCTTTGGTAGCTTGCGGTACGAAAACAGAAACGAAAGATGCAGCAGCAACAGCGGCGGCAACAGCGAAAGCAAGTGAAGCTCCTAAGAAAGAAATAAGTGGAACGGTTACTGCTTCTGGATCAAGCGCACTTCTTCCTTTGGTTAAACAAGCAGCAACTGAGTTTATGGAAAAGAACCCGAAAGTTACGATTAACGTAACAGCAGGCGGTTCAGGAACAGGAATCAAGAACGTAGCAGACGGTACATCCGATATCGGAAACTCCGACATTGAGCCAGGGGCTGAGTATAAAGATAAAGGTCTTGTTGACCACCAAGTCGCGATCGCGCCTTTCGCGCTTATCGTAAATAAAGATGTAAAAGTAGACAACTTAACGAAACAACAAGCAACAGATATTTTCACTGGTAAAATTACAAACTGGAAAGAAGTCGGCGGAAATGACGCCAAAATCGTGCTTGTTCACCGTCCAGAAAGCTCAGGATCCCGTGCACTTGTGAAACAAATCATTTTGGATGGCAAAGAGTTCTCCAAAGACGGTATCACGCAAGAAAACAGCGGTGCTGTGAAAACAGCGGTTGCTGGTCCATCAGGTTCAGGTTCTATTGGTTATGTAGATACACCATACATCGATGACACTTTAAAAGCTCTGAAAATTGATGGCGTAGCATACTCCGAAGAAAACATCAAAAACGGCACATACAAATTGTTCGGTGTTGAGCATATGTACACCAAAGGTGAAGCGAAAGATGCAACGAAGGCATTCATTGACTACATCACGACCAAAGAATTCCAGGGCAAACAAGTTCGTGATTTGAAGTTCTTACCAGCTGACTTGTTGAAAAAATAA
- a CDS encoding methyl-accepting chemotaxis protein gives MNKLKLSNLTMRTKLVVSFSGVLLIFLAVALFNLYQVTQIKQHMTDQNDKVDLKVMALELKNMVQEMNIIASGLEISKKPEFIDKYNSKRTPYNEMITRIGNTASTTDQQKWRSQLIQASVDYINNFDTAAKMVQDTAMKPADLQINLLYLYSESQELKDRIFGLVDKFYLTYADGAASAIASSTKALDDSRSIMLIASAVVFFLTMIIAFLIITSFTRPISILQKAVSRIAAGDLTQTINSTAKDELGQLSNSFDVMIRQVSHMLGATKVIASSLSDHSHEFHRFSQLTASANTDILKAIHEISTGADEQAMKTEISSVLIAELEAEIRGIRAYTNDMKRSSDEAAVGVQQGTASVQALKASSAQSQLLLQKVDTAMQTLNASSNQIGSIVRSITDISTQTNVLALNAAIEAARAGVHGRGFSVIADEVRELSLQTNSSSRTISAIIGNLQGQIAELQHSLVDARESAQTQTSHVEETFGSFYRIEQSTLGIREQIEQIHQKIGQAQSKNDRLVDSVQFVAAIAQETAAGVEEVNSTSIQQDASIHRIAEESDDILELAQQLFKEISKFQIAESWIEIG, from the coding sequence ATGAATAAACTCAAATTGTCGAACTTAACAATGCGTACGAAGCTAGTCGTCAGCTTCAGCGGGGTTCTGCTTATTTTCTTAGCAGTCGCCTTGTTCAATCTGTACCAGGTGACACAAATCAAACAGCATATGACCGATCAGAACGATAAAGTAGATTTGAAAGTAATGGCGCTTGAGCTTAAAAACATGGTTCAAGAGATGAACATCATCGCATCGGGGCTCGAGATTTCCAAAAAGCCAGAATTTATCGATAAGTACAATAGTAAACGTACACCTTATAATGAGATGATTACGCGGATTGGGAATACGGCCAGTACCACGGATCAGCAGAAATGGCGCAGCCAGTTGATTCAAGCTTCCGTTGATTACATTAACAATTTCGATACCGCTGCGAAAATGGTTCAGGATACGGCTATGAAGCCTGCCGATTTGCAGATCAATCTGTTGTACTTATATAGCGAATCCCAAGAGCTGAAAGATCGTATCTTCGGTTTAGTTGATAAGTTTTACCTTACATATGCAGATGGGGCCGCTTCAGCCATTGCCTCGTCCACCAAAGCTTTAGATGATAGCCGCTCCATCATGCTCATCGCTTCTGCTGTCGTCTTTTTCCTTACCATGATCATTGCCTTTCTCATTATTACATCCTTCACACGTCCGATTTCCATCCTGCAAAAAGCTGTATCGCGCATCGCCGCTGGTGATCTGACACAGACGATTAACTCGACAGCCAAAGACGAGCTAGGTCAGTTAAGCAATAGCTTTGACGTCATGATTAGGCAAGTCAGCCATATGCTTGGCGCTACCAAAGTGATCGCATCCTCGTTGTCGGATCACTCCCATGAATTCCATCGCTTCTCCCAATTAACGGCTTCGGCAAATACGGATATTCTGAAAGCGATCCATGAAATTTCAACGGGCGCAGACGAGCAAGCAATGAAAACAGAGATCAGCTCCGTGTTAATTGCGGAATTGGAAGCGGAAATCCGTGGTATCCGTGCCTACACGAACGATATGAAACGAAGCAGCGATGAAGCGGCCGTCGGTGTGCAGCAAGGAACTGCTTCCGTCCAGGCACTCAAAGCCTCGTCTGCGCAGTCGCAGCTTCTACTGCAAAAGGTCGACACCGCTATGCAAACGCTGAACGCAAGCTCCAATCAGATCGGTTCCATCGTTCGTTCGATTACGGACATTTCCACGCAAACGAACGTGCTGGCCTTAAATGCAGCCATTGAAGCCGCAAGAGCGGGCGTTCATGGACGCGGGTTCTCTGTCATTGCCGATGAAGTTAGAGAACTATCCCTGCAAACGAATAGCTCTTCGAGAACAATCAGCGCGATTATCGGAAATTTGCAAGGTCAGATCGCTGAGCTTCAGCACTCCCTGGTAGACGCGCGCGAATCAGCGCAAACGCAAACAAGTCACGTGGAGGAAACGTTCGGTTCCTTCTATCGCATTGAGCAATCCACGTTGGGCATCCGTGAACAGATTGAGCAGATTCATCAGAAGATTGGGCAAGCCCAATCCAAGAACGATCGCCTGGTGGACTCTGTCCAGTTCGTAGCCGCCATCGCCCAAGAAACCGCTGCGGGGGTTGAAGAAGTGAACTCCACGAGCATCCAGCAGGATGCTTCCATCCACCGTATCGCCGAAGAATCGGACGATATTCTGGAGCTAGCGCAGCAGCTTTTTAAGGAGATAAGTAAATTTCAAATCGCGGAATCTTGGATTGAGATTGGATAA
- the motB gene encoding flagellar motor protein MotB yields MSKKKKHEEHEEHMDETWLIPYADLLTLLLALFIILFASSQVDSKKYDKIMRSLNSAFSGGEAPFAMSNLIPIEDAANSTKNNQKNQNPPTKEEGKVESQLAAKLEKEEKDLNELKKSMDAFIKENNMSEQLTTKLDNEKLTITISDRALFDSGSATIKPESQNLAISMSTLLGKYPGYQVEVAGHTDNIPIHRADFETNWDLSAKRAVNFMKILLNNVNIHPASFSSVGYGEYRPVADNATPDGRAKNRRVEVSVLRNIKATDQIAK; encoded by the coding sequence GTGAGTAAAAAGAAGAAGCATGAGGAACATGAGGAACACATGGATGAAACCTGGCTTATTCCTTATGCGGATCTCCTAACACTGCTTCTTGCCTTGTTTATCATTTTGTTCGCGTCGAGTCAGGTGGATTCCAAGAAATATGATAAAATCATGCGTTCTTTAAATAGCGCGTTTAGCGGGGGCGAAGCGCCCTTCGCCATGTCAAACTTAATTCCGATTGAGGATGCAGCGAATTCAACGAAAAACAACCAGAAGAACCAGAATCCTCCTACCAAAGAAGAGGGCAAGGTAGAGAGCCAATTAGCTGCGAAGCTCGAGAAGGAAGAGAAGGATCTAAATGAATTGAAGAAGAGCATGGATGCCTTCATCAAAGAAAACAATATGAGTGAGCAGCTGACGACGAAGCTGGATAACGAGAAGCTCACCATCACGATTAGTGATCGCGCATTGTTCGATTCGGGTTCAGCAACGATCAAGCCGGAGTCGCAGAACCTGGCCATTTCGATGTCCACGTTGCTCGGCAAGTATCCTGGCTACCAGGTGGAAGTGGCTGGACATACGGATAATATTCCGATCCATCGCGCTGATTTCGAGACGAACTGGGATTTAAGTGCGAAGCGTGCCGTCAATTTCATGAAAATATTGCTAAACAACGTGAACATTCATCCTGCTTCCTTCTCGTCGGTCGGATATGGCGAGTACCGTCCAGTTGCCGACAATGCGACGCCAGATGGCAGAGCGAAGAACCGTCGGGTAGAAGTGAGCGTCCTCCGTAACATTAAGGCAACCGATCAAATTGCCAAATAA
- the motA gene encoding flagellar motor stator protein MotA — MEKSTIIGVVLAGVSIGFGMVLKGASLGALLNPAAALIIFGGTAAALFNAFSLEEIKKIPGLLKIIFTEQALMPKRELIEKFVDWVSITRREGLLSLEKQAEELSDPFMKSGMRLIIDGNDPDFVRDVLLEDIAEMETRHKKYASIFTQAGTYAPTLGVLGAVVGLIAALGNLSEVEKLGHLISAAFVATMFGIFLGYVVFHPFANKLKTKSKKEVEIKLMIVEGLLSIQSGVSANSVKQKMMIFVANKDREKFEEGEKEGGARE, encoded by the coding sequence ATGGAAAAATCAACGATCATTGGAGTCGTTTTGGCCGGTGTATCCATTGGATTCGGGATGGTATTAAAAGGAGCTAGTTTAGGGGCTTTGCTGAACCCAGCGGCTGCTTTAATTATTTTTGGTGGAACGGCTGCAGCGTTGTTCAATGCGTTTTCACTGGAGGAGATCAAGAAAATTCCAGGGCTGCTCAAAATCATTTTTACCGAGCAAGCGCTCATGCCCAAGAGAGAATTGATCGAAAAGTTCGTTGACTGGGTTTCTATTACAAGACGTGAAGGGCTGTTATCCTTGGAGAAGCAAGCGGAAGAGCTTTCGGATCCTTTTATGAAAAGCGGCATGCGTCTCATTATTGATGGGAATGATCCTGATTTCGTACGCGACGTTCTGTTGGAAGACATTGCAGAGATGGAAACGAGACATAAGAAATATGCCAGTATTTTCACACAAGCTGGAACATATGCCCCGACGTTGGGGGTTCTCGGTGCCGTTGTAGGTCTTATTGCAGCGCTTGGGAATTTGAGCGAAGTTGAGAAGTTAGGACATTTGATTTCCGCAGCTTTCGTTGCAACAATGTTCGGAATTTTCTTGGGGTATGTGGTATTTCACCCTTTTGCCAATAAGCTCAAGACGAAGTCCAAAAAAGAAGTGGAAATTAAGCTGATGATTGTGGAAGGCCTCCTCTCCATTCAATCTGGGGTATCGGCCAATTCCGTGAAGCAAAAAATGATGATCTTCGTTGCGAATAAAGATCGTGAGAAATTTGAAGAAGGTGAGAAGGAGGGAGGCGCACGTGAGTAA
- a CDS encoding aldo/keto reductase, translating to MEKRPFGSTGQQFSILSFGAQRIVDEHNCSEEEAIQIVNRAIDEGITYFDTAPSYSAGQSEERLGKALALHNRRNEVWIATKTHDRTRDGSMRLLEASLQRLGTDHVEEWRLHNVMKMEELDQCFAKGGALEALIEAKNQGMIKHISISGHTNPKVQLEAIDRYPFDSALVALSAADHLVYSFAHEFLPKANEKGIAIIGMKVMALGKLAPWYEKALRYTLSLPISTAIVGMESMAQLEQNLAIAKNFMPMTDLEQLDFLKEIMHLANPDVLRWKSTDWVSGEWYVR from the coding sequence GTGGAAAAACGGCCTTTTGGCTCTACAGGGCAGCAGTTTTCGATATTAAGCTTTGGTGCGCAGCGGATCGTCGATGAGCATAACTGCTCCGAAGAGGAAGCCATTCAGATTGTAAATCGTGCCATTGATGAAGGAATCACCTATTTTGATACGGCGCCGAGCTACTCTGCTGGGCAATCCGAAGAGCGCTTAGGCAAAGCCTTGGCCCTGCATAACCGCAGAAACGAGGTGTGGATTGCCACGAAGACGCATGATCGCACACGTGATGGTTCTATGCGGCTGCTCGAAGCGAGTCTTCAGCGTTTGGGGACGGATCATGTTGAGGAATGGCGCTTGCATAACGTTATGAAAATGGAAGAGCTCGATCAGTGTTTCGCCAAAGGGGGCGCTCTCGAGGCATTAATTGAGGCGAAAAACCAAGGCATGATCAAGCATATTTCGATCAGCGGTCATACGAATCCTAAAGTGCAGCTGGAAGCGATTGATCGCTATCCATTTGACAGCGCGCTTGTCGCTCTATCGGCGGCTGATCATTTGGTATACAGCTTTGCCCATGAATTTCTGCCGAAAGCGAATGAGAAAGGCATTGCCATCATTGGCATGAAAGTCATGGCACTCGGTAAATTAGCGCCTTGGTACGAGAAGGCGTTGAGATACACACTGTCACTGCCGATCTCAACGGCCATAGTTGGTATGGAGTCGATGGCGCAATTGGAGCAAAATTTGGCGATCGCCAAAAACTTTATGCCGATGACCGACTTGGAGCAGCTCGATTTCCTCAAGGAAATTATGCATCTGGCGAATCCAGATGTTCTTCGTTGGAAATCCACGGACTGGGTGTCTGGCGAGTGGTATGTGAGATAG